The following are encoded in a window of Dysidea avara chromosome 4, odDysAvar1.4, whole genome shotgun sequence genomic DNA:
- the LOC136254506 gene encoding uncharacterized protein isoform X1: MPGMNVKSLKFGHSRFQWTSQGATDLFAALVANIHSRGTRRQYTLTVCLPAEPKLAKLKAAEPSDDVFPIIPPEELPESVQNLAILEEKKIIKQGVKQKLVKSQDASTHSIPLYLYEESGTSKCTKVDRKFVEVIHNNEKLFIRKTLVWLFQENERISSDHLFRVRAHQPFNSSGKIIMSQCDNSKLPTVKDSVCLGDICTIILLC; encoded by the exons ATGCCGGGGATGAATGTGAAAAGCCTTAAATTCGG GCATAGCAGATTTCAGTGGACCTCACAAGGAGcaactgatttgtttgcagctttagTAGCTAATATTCATTCAAGAG GTACTAGGAGACAATACACACTTACAGTGTGCCTGCCTGCTGAACCTAAGCTGGCAAAACTCAAAG CAGCAGAGCCTAGTGATGATGTCTTTCCTATAATTCCACCAGAGGAACTCCCTGAATCTGTGCAAAATCTTGCAATACTTGAAGAGAAGAAAATAATCAAACAAGGTGTGAAACAAAAGCTAGTCAAATCACAGGATGCTTCCACACATTCCATTCCATTATACCTGTATGAAGAAAGTGGTACTTCAAAGTGTACCAAAGTAGACAGAAAGTTTGTGGAAGTaattcataataatgaaaaactCTTCATAAGAAAAACATTAGTATGGCTCTTTCAGGAAAATGAGAGAATATCAAGTGATCATTTGTTTAGAGTCCGAGCACACCAGCCGTTTAATAGCAGTGGTAAAATCATTATGTCACAATGTGATAATTCAAAATTACCTACAGTAAAGGATTCTGTGTGCTTAGGAGATATATGCACAATTATTTTACTTTGCTAA
- the LOC136254504 gene encoding uncharacterized protein isoform X2, whose amino-acid sequence MLEITRERRRAWLKAMSREDLTEEKLANVWVCECHFVARKPADTMDKHNVDWFPTLELGHSKLDVAVTHAASERASEREARAKERNKRVFEMNSNISTSGSTSASTLATTSSTSTTTTSTSTSTSTITTMSTITSTTNSTLITNPTFILTNGTLTSTSTTTGQSSQLSLNSNSGLIDHAIQTADGETQTPRPPKMCNKAVQTDDDNFFL is encoded by the exons ATGTTGGAGATTACTAGAGAGCGAAGGAGGGCCTGGCTGAAAGCTATGTCGAGAGAGGATTTAACGGAGGAGAAGCTAGCAAATGTCTGGGTTTGCGAGTGTCATTTTGTGGCTA GGAAGCCTGCTGACACAATGGATAAGCATAATGTTGATTGGTTCCCCACACTGGAACTTGGACACAGCAAGCTAGATGTGGCAGTAACACATGCAGCTAGTGAAAGAGCCTCAGAAAGAGAAGCACGAGCCAAAGAGAGGAACAAAAGAGTTTTCGAGATGAATTCAAATATTAGTACATCAGGCAGTACCTCAGCCTCTACCTTGGCAACTACCTCTAGTAcctcaactacaacaactagtACCTCAACCAGTACCTCTACAATAACCACTATGTCAACCATAACTTCTACAACAAACAGTACCTTGATCACTAACCCAACCTTTATTTTGACAAACGGTACCTTGACTTCAACTAGTACAACAACAGGACAGTCCAGTCAGTTGTCACTTAATTCAAACAGTGGGCTGATAGATCATGCAATACAGACAGCTGATGGTGAAACTCAAACTCCAAGGCCACCTAAAATGTGTAACAAAGCTGTACAGACGGATGACgataatttttttctgtga
- the LOC136254504 gene encoding uncharacterized protein isoform X1 — translation MQYRQLMVKLKLQGHLKCVTKLYRRMTIIFFCENNIMSDDAKVQYYTGLATSLLLLKTFELVMGSFALGDKRSYYWRSFMIVLMKLRLNLGLQDIAYRLGICTSTVSRRFHEMLDIMSCRLEWLIKWPEREELWKTMPSCFRATYGTKVVAVIDCFEIKIETPSHLVAKSSTWSQYKHANTAKVFIAMCPQGVTSFISPSWGGRVSDKLLTVNSGFLNKLLPGDCVLADRGFYIAEDVAKMQATLHIPSFTRGCSQLSPIDVEATRKLVNIRIHIERVIGATRQRYSILMSCIPIDFLKPKHPGDKPPIDKIILVCSALNNLCVSVVPV, via the coding sequence ATGCAATACAGACAGCTGATGGTGAAACTCAAACTCCAAGGCCACCTAAAATGTGTAACAAAGCTGTACAGACGGATGACgataatttttttctgtgagaaCAACATTATGTCTGATGATGCCAAGGTACAATACTACACTGGGTTAGCTACTAGCCTTCTCCTGTTAAAAACATTTGAACTAGTGATGGGCTCCTTTGCACTAGGTGATAAACGTTCATACTATTGGAGGTCATTCATGATAGTGCTCATGAAATTGAGGCTTAACTTGGGATTACAAGACATTGCTTACCGGTTAGGAATTTGTACATCAACTGTCAGTAGGCGTTTCCATGAAATGTTGGATATAATGTCTTGTCGTTTGGAGTGGCTCATCAAGTGGCCTGAAAGAGAGGAATTATGGAAGACTATGCCCAGCTGTTTTCGGGCAACATATGGCACTAAGGTTGTTGCAGTGATTGATTGTTTTGAGATTAAAATTGAAACCCCTAGTCATCTAGTGGCAAAATCATCCACTTGGTCTCAATACAAGCatgcaaatacagcaaaagtgtTCATTGCAATGTGTCCACAAGGTGTAACAAGTTTCATTTCACCTTCCTGGGGTGGAAGGGTCAGTGACAAACTTTTGACAGTCAACTCTGGATTTTTAAACAAATTACTTCCAGGAGATTGTGTTCTTGCGGACCGGGGATTTTATATTGCTGAAGATGTGGCCAAAATGCAGGCAACACTTCATATACCATCATTTACAAGAGGCTGTTCCCAACTCTCACCCATAGATGTTGAGGCAACAAGGAAGTTAGTGAATATACGGATACACATAGAACGTGTCATTGGAGCTACCCGTCAGAGGTACTCAATTTTGATGAGTTGTATCCCTATTGATTTTTTAAAGCCTAAACACCCTGGCGACAAACCACCAATCGATAAAATAATATTAGTGTGTTCGGCCCTGAACAATCTTTGTGTTTCAGTTGTACCAGTATAG
- the LOC136254501 gene encoding uncharacterized protein, with protein sequence MCGFVNCLGSKKIGSKIVTVAKVRHSQRANDPPLESWVMCLLDGTVDCGHCTCMAGLGEVCSHVAAILFYLESAARSKLTCTQTSCMWKEPTFVYAIPYLPISELPLSKPKPRISCNKRRGAHHLSDITPLEDMFQVAEELSVSEHPSTSSSACQSTSSLLCVPPSAEEQMVFLRDIAHNQPAICSIVPPFSNEFKPTTNTIQLPPSLLDLYNPENEELLYTELLEVCDELQLSVRPEEVQNIEVYTREQAKSPAWFKQRAGRITASKMKAVCATDPSHPSQSLLSQICYPHLKKFTTPATTWGCEHEAVARLAYIEMMKPMHTNFQYRNSGFVVSTEYPYIGASPDGVVQCDCCGCGVLEIKCPYCVRESTPDEAPYLNNGKLSEKHGYYYQVQTQLLVCSANYADFVIATFSDASPNLSCERIFLNESFIEHVNAAEKFFKICLLPELLAKWYSRKAVMPDQTAAASVVSAEYTYCYCKEDKGGEMVGCDNPNCLHGSWFHSQDT encoded by the exons ATGTGTGGCTTTGTGAACTGTTTGGGATCAAAGAAAATTGGTAGTAAAATAGTTACAGTTGCCAAG GTGAGACATTCGCAACGAGCTAATGACCCTCCACTTGAATCATGGGTGATGTGTCTACTTGATGGGACTGTTGATTGTGGACATTGTACCTGCATGGCAGGACTTGGAGAAGTCTGTTCTCATGTAGCAGCAATCCTTTTCTACTTGGAATCTGCAGCTCGATCAAAACTAacttgcacacaaactagttgtATGTGGAAGGAACCTACCTTTGTTTATGCTATTCCATACTTGCCAATTTCAGAGCTGCCACTGTCCAAACCAAAGCCTAGAATCAGCTGTAACAAAAGGAGAGGGGCTCATCATCTAAGTGACATTACACCACTTGAGGATATGTTTCAGGTAGCAGAAGAATTGTCAGTTTCTGAGCACCCATCCACTAGTTCATCAGCCTGTCAGTCAACAAGTTCCTTGTTGTGTGTTCCTCCATCTGCTGAGGAGCAAATGGTCTTCCTTAGAGATATTGCTCACAACCAACCAGCAATTTGTTCCATAGTACCTCCATTTTCTAATGaatttaaacccacaacaaATACTATTCAGCTACCTCCATCACTGCTTGACCTGTACAATCCAGAAAATGAAGAATTGCTTTACACTGAGTTGTTGGAAGTATGTGATGAATTGCAGTTATCGGTTAGACCAGAAGAGGTACAGAATATTGAAGTTTACACTCGAGAGCAAGCCAAGAGTCCAGCTTGGTTTAAACAAAGAGCAGGAAGgattactgcatcaaaaatgaaagCAGTTTGTGCCACAGACCCAAGCCATCCTTCGCAATCATTACTAAGCCAGATCTGTTATCCACATTTGAAAAAGTTCACAACGCCAGCAACCACTTGGGGGTGTGAACATGAAGCAGTTGCAAGATTGGCATACATTGAGATGATGAAAcccatgcatacaaattttcagtACAGAAATAGTGGATTCGTAGTAAGCACAGAATATCCATACATTGGTGCCAGTCCTGATGGAGTGGTGCAGTGTGACTGCTGTGGATGTGGGGTACTGGAAATCAAATGCCCATACTGCGTCAGAGAGAGCACTCCAGATGAAGCACCCTATCTCAATAATGGTAAACTCTCTGAAAAGCATGGATATTATTACCAGGTTCAGACACAACTGCTTGTTTGTTCAGCAAATTATGCTGACTttgttatagctacattcaGTGATGCTTCCCCCAATTTGTCATGTGAACGCATCTTTCTAAATGAAAGTTTTATAGAACATGTTAATGCTGCCGAAAAGTTTTTCAAAATTTGTCTTTTACCAGAGTTACTTGCTAAGTGGTACTCTCGGAAGGCAGTTATGCCTGATCAGACTGCTGCAGCTTCAGTGGTATCTGCTGAATATACATACTGTTACTGTAAGGAAGATAAGGGTGGTGAAATGGTTGGATGTGACAATCCTAATTGTTTACATGGCTCATGGTTTCACTCTCAAGATACCTAA
- the LOC136254506 gene encoding uncharacterized protein isoform X2 codes for MPGMNVKSLKFGHSRFQWTSQGATDLFAALVANIHSRGTRRQYTLTVCLPAEPKLAKLKAEPSDDVFPIIPPEELPESVQNLAILEEKKIIKQGVKQKLVKSQDASTHSIPLYLYEESGTSKCTKVDRKFVEVIHNNEKLFIRKTLVWLFQENERISSDHLFRVRAHQPFNSSGKIIMSQCDNSKLPTVKDSVCLGDICTIILLC; via the exons ATGCCGGGGATGAATGTGAAAAGCCTTAAATTCGG GCATAGCAGATTTCAGTGGACCTCACAAGGAGcaactgatttgtttgcagctttagTAGCTAATATTCATTCAAGAG GTACTAGGAGACAATACACACTTACAGTGTGCCTGCCTGCTGAACCTAAGCTGGCAAAACTCAAAG CAGAGCCTAGTGATGATGTCTTTCCTATAATTCCACCAGAGGAACTCCCTGAATCTGTGCAAAATCTTGCAATACTTGAAGAGAAGAAAATAATCAAACAAGGTGTGAAACAAAAGCTAGTCAAATCACAGGATGCTTCCACACATTCCATTCCATTATACCTGTATGAAGAAAGTGGTACTTCAAAGTGTACCAAAGTAGACAGAAAGTTTGTGGAAGTaattcataataatgaaaaactCTTCATAAGAAAAACATTAGTATGGCTCTTTCAGGAAAATGAGAGAATATCAAGTGATCATTTGTTTAGAGTCCGAGCACACCAGCCGTTTAATAGCAGTGGTAAAATCATTATGTCACAATGTGATAATTCAAAATTACCTACAGTAAAGGATTCTGTGTGCTTAGGAGATATATGCACAATTATTTTACTTTGCTAA